DNA from Deltaproteobacteria bacterium:
CTCGCGGCAGGTTGTGTCGCGCCGCGTCATTGGATCCACTGGAGTTCACTCCCCACCGTCCAGGAAGGAAGCCGAGATGAGCGATTCCATCAAGCGTGTGCTGGTCTCCGACAAGCTCTCCCAGGAGGGCCTCGCCATCTTCGAGGCCGCCGAGGGCATCGAGGTCGACAACCGACCGGGGCTCTCACCCGAGGAGCTGCTGGCCTGCATCGGCGACTACCACGGCCTCGCCATCCGCAGCGGCACCAAGGTGACCGCGGAGGTGCTGGCCGCCGCGAAGAAGCTCGAGGTGGTCGGCCGGGCGGGGATCGGCGTGGACAACGTCGACCGCGAGGCCGCCTCCCGCCGCGGGGTCGTGGTGATGAACACCCCGGGCGGCAACACCGTGACCACCGCCGAGCACACTCTCGCGATGCTGATGTCGGTCTCCCGGCACATCCCGCAGGCCACGGCCACCCTCAAGGCGGGCAAGTGGGAGAAGAAGAAGCTGCAGGGCCGCGAGCTCTTCAACAAGACCCTCGGCGTGATCGGCCTGGGCGCCATCGGCCGGATCGTCGCCGACCGGGCCATGGGCCTGAAGATGAAGGTGATCGGCTACGACCCGCTCCTCGACGGCGAGGACGCCCGGACCCTGGGCGTCGAGCTGGTCAGCCTCGACGAGCTCTACCGCCGCTCGGACTACGTCACCGTGCACGTGCCGATGACCGACGAGACCCGCGGCATGATCGACGCGGCGGTGATCGAGAAGATGAAGCCGGGCGTCTTCATCATCAACTGCGCCCGCGGCGGCATCGTCGACGAGGCCGCCCTCGACCAGGCGCTCGCCGCCGGCCGGATCGGCGGCGCCGCCTTCGACGTCTTCGTCGAGGAGCCGCCCCCGGCCGATCACCCGCTGCTCAAGCACGACACCTTCGTCTGCTCCCCGCACCTCGGGGCCTCCACCGAGGAGGCGCAGGTGAACGTGGCGGTGGCCGTGGCCGAGCAGATGGTCGAGTACCTCACCACCGGCAACCCCCGGAACGCGGTGAACCTGCCCGCGGTGCCCTCCGACGTGCGCGAGGTCATCGCGCCCTACCTCGAGCTCGCCCACCGCCTCGGGGCGCTCGCCGGCCAGCTCGCCCCGAAGGGGGCGAAGCGCTTCACCCTGACGACCGCCGGCGAGGTGGCCCAGGTGAGCAGCCGGCCCCTGGCCTCGAAGGCCCTGGCGGCCTTCGTGGGCGCGCGCCTCGACGGAAACGTCAACGAGGTCAACGCGCCGCACCTCGCCGCCGAGCACGGGCTCGAGCTGATCGAGGCCCGCGCGGGCTCGGCCGGCCGCTTCGTGAGCCTGATCCAGATCGAGGTCGAGTCCGAGGGCGGCAGCTTCGAGCTCGCCGGCACCCTCTTCGGCGAGGACGATCCCCGGATCGTCCGGATGCAGGGCCACGACCTCGAGGCCATCCCCGAGGGGGCGCTCCTGGTCTTCCACAACGACGACCAGCCGGGCGTCGTCGGGGGGATCGGCACCCTGCTGGGGCAGGCGGGGATCAACATCGCCGGGATGCAGCTCTCCCTCCACGACGAGACGGGCAAGGCGATGTCGATCGTGAACGTCGCCCGGCTGCCCGACGAGGAGGTGCTGGCGAAGCTGGCCGCCCTACCGCACATCCTCTGGGTGCGCACCGCGCAGCTTTGAGCTGCGAGCTGCGAGCTGCGAGCTCGATCGGGGTCGACTCGTAGCTCGTAGCTCGTAGCCAGAAACACGAAGGCCCGCGAGAACCTCCTCTCGGAGGTTCGCCGCGGGCCGTCGCGCCGAAGGCTCTATCGAGCCCTAGTAGTAGACGTGGAACATCAGCCGGGCGCCCGGCTGGAAGTTCAGGGCCAGATCCAGGGTGCCCTGGCCGGTGGTCACGTCCGTGTTCGGATCGTTGGTCTGGAAGTTCCGCACGCTGATCAGAGGGTTGATCATGTCGCCGGAGAGGGCGAGGTGCGGGGTGATGAACCACTCGGCGCCGATGCCGAAGTTGATGTTCACGCCGAGGTTCATGGCGCGGGTGATGTTGTCGGCGCCCTCGGGGTC
Protein-coding regions in this window:
- the serA gene encoding phosphoglycerate dehydrogenase; this encodes MSDSIKRVLVSDKLSQEGLAIFEAAEGIEVDNRPGLSPEELLACIGDYHGLAIRSGTKVTAEVLAAAKKLEVVGRAGIGVDNVDREAASRRGVVVMNTPGGNTVTTAEHTLAMLMSVSRHIPQATATLKAGKWEKKKLQGRELFNKTLGVIGLGAIGRIVADRAMGLKMKVIGYDPLLDGEDARTLGVELVSLDELYRRSDYVTVHVPMTDETRGMIDAAVIEKMKPGVFIINCARGGIVDEAALDQALAAGRIGGAAFDVFVEEPPPADHPLLKHDTFVCSPHLGASTEEAQVNVAVAVAEQMVEYLTTGNPRNAVNLPAVPSDVREVIAPYLELAHRLGALAGQLAPKGAKRFTLTTAGEVAQVSSRPLASKALAAFVGARLDGNVNEVNAPHLAAEHGLELIEARAGSAGRFVSLIQIEVESEGGSFELAGTLFGEDDPRIVRMQGHDLEAIPEGALLVFHNDDQPGVVGGIGTLLGQAGINIAGMQLSLHDETGKAMSIVNVARLPDEEVLAKLAALPHILWVRTAQL